One Natrarchaeobaculum sulfurireducens genomic window carries:
- a CDS encoding saccharopine dehydrogenase family protein, giving the protein MSNTNRTYDLVVWGATGVAGRLVAEYLTEQYTSDDLSLALGGRDETRLGELEATLVTHRSGWEELPVVIGDATEPESLRAIAEDTRVVCTTVGPYTTYGTPLVEACVSAGTDYCDLTGEVNWVREMIDRYHDDAVDAGARIVHSCGFDSIPADLATLLAQSYAIDEFGTPCDLVRIYLEDGRGGVSGGTMSSVVEVFRAASTDPLARQTLRNPYSLAPPGERDGVDPGAQSLPRKDPLRGEWTAPSPMAVVNERVIRRSNALLEYPWGREFECTEVAPVGPGLVGMMGASAVTAGLGLTTGALAFGPTREALRRFAFPEPGEGPTREEIENGYFRICVLGRGTATDGPFVVESRISADRDPGYGATAKMLSEAAMCLVNEDIDSPLAGGILTPAAAIGGPLADGLRRAGLMVEVSERVPDQT; this is encoded by the coding sequence GTGTCGAACACCAACCGGACATACGATCTCGTCGTCTGGGGTGCAACTGGCGTCGCCGGCCGTCTCGTCGCCGAATACCTCACCGAACAGTATACGTCGGACGACCTCTCACTCGCACTCGGCGGTCGCGACGAGACGCGACTTGGAGAACTGGAAGCTACACTCGTAACGCACCGCTCCGGATGGGAAGAACTCCCAGTCGTCATCGGCGACGCGACTGAGCCGGAGAGTCTGCGTGCTATCGCCGAGGATACCCGTGTCGTCTGTACGACTGTCGGCCCGTACACAACGTATGGCACGCCGCTCGTCGAGGCGTGTGTCTCGGCCGGAACGGACTACTGTGATCTTACCGGGGAAGTAAACTGGGTTCGAGAGATGATCGACCGGTACCACGACGATGCGGTCGATGCGGGCGCTCGTATCGTCCACAGCTGCGGATTCGATTCGATCCCAGCCGATCTCGCTACGTTACTCGCACAGTCCTACGCTATCGACGAGTTCGGGACACCCTGTGACCTGGTTCGGATCTACCTTGAGGACGGTCGTGGCGGGGTAAGCGGTGGAACGATGTCGAGCGTCGTCGAGGTGTTCAGGGCCGCCTCCACCGATCCGCTCGCCCGGCAGACGCTTCGGAACCCGTATTCGCTAGCGCCGCCGGGCGAGCGCGATGGCGTCGATCCGGGCGCACAGTCTCTCCCGAGGAAAGACCCACTACGAGGCGAGTGGACGGCCCCGTCGCCGATGGCGGTCGTGAACGAGCGGGTGATCCGACGAAGTAACGCCCTGCTCGAGTATCCGTGGGGTCGCGAGTTCGAGTGTACGGAGGTCGCCCCTGTCGGACCTGGGCTCGTCGGTATGATGGGTGCAAGCGCGGTCACAGCCGGCCTCGGATTGACGACTGGAGCACTGGCCTTTGGCCCGACGCGGGAGGCGCTCCGTCGCTTTGCGTTCCCCGAGCCGGGCGAGGGACCGACGAGAGAGGAGATCGAGAATGGGTACTTTAGGATTTGCGTGCTCGGTCGCGGAACTGCCACCGACGGGCCGTTCGTCGTCGAGAGTCGGATCAGCGCCGACCGAGACCCCGGTTATGGTGCGACTGCGAAGATGCTAAGTGAGGCCGCGATGTGCCTCGTGAACGAGGATATCGATTCGCCGCTCGCGGGCGGTATTCTCACACCGGCGGCAGCTATCGGTGGGCCGCTCGCGGACGGGCTGCGCCGGGCGGGACTGATGGTCGAAGTGAGCGAGCGGGTACCCGATCAAACGTAG
- a CDS encoding heavy metal translocating P-type ATPase, with the protein MSCTTCASTIADSLEDVDGVEEASVNFATERADVEHDTDVSVDDLIEAVEDAGYGVREELLDDEREMEDEEELQKLRRLGIHAWIVTSPIVLLMVFMWTPLDPLTGFQIDVLMLIFATPVVFYYGLRTHSAAYRGLKNGVFNMHALISVGTLVAWVTGVMVFVAPMENYAGVGAMIMASHNVGTYLEHRAKGRASSAIEGLMSMQAETARVLRDGEELEVPIDDVDVGDLMVVRPGEKIPVDGLVVDGRSNVDESMVTGESDPVTKEEGDDVIGSTVNNAGRLKVEATKVGDDTFLSEVVELVEEAQGTKVPIQALTDRITNYFVPTVFAIAGLSFLLWWLTPGAMETVASVGAPYLPWVDLALDPLTLGVFAAVAVLVISCPCALGLATPTALMAGTGKAAENGILFRDGEAIQTMKDLDVVVLDKTGTITEGDHSVTDVVVEADRQSVTDGGIATDDPGDDADVASGAELDEDELIRLAASAERGSEHPIGHAMIEYAENSGIELSDPDTFESVPGKGVTATVDGRSVAVGNPRFFEDELEVSLPTRIDDRLRDLEREGKTTVIVGLEDEPVGLVSTADTIKEGSVDAIAQFHERDIETWMITGDNERTARAIADQADIDPERVMASVLPQDKIDKVAQLQDKGYTVGMVGDGINDAPALKQANVGIAIGTGTDIAIQSSDVSLVRGQLDALVDAFTLSERIFSKIKQNLFWAFIYNAVAIPVAFFGLLHPVIAVAAMITSSVSVITNSARLGRLEL; encoded by the coding sequence ATGTCGTGCACGACCTGTGCATCGACGATAGCGGACAGTCTCGAGGACGTCGACGGCGTAGAAGAAGCGTCGGTCAACTTCGCGACGGAGCGTGCGGACGTCGAGCACGATACGGACGTGAGCGTCGACGACCTCATCGAGGCCGTCGAGGACGCTGGCTACGGCGTTCGAGAGGAACTCCTCGACGACGAACGAGAGATGGAGGACGAAGAGGAACTACAGAAACTTCGTCGATTAGGGATCCACGCCTGGATCGTCACGTCGCCTATCGTCCTTTTGATGGTCTTCATGTGGACGCCGCTTGATCCGTTGACCGGCTTCCAGATCGACGTCTTGATGCTCATCTTCGCGACGCCCGTCGTCTTCTACTACGGCCTGCGAACACACTCGGCAGCGTACCGTGGCCTCAAAAACGGCGTGTTCAACATGCACGCGCTGATCTCGGTCGGGACGCTCGTCGCGTGGGTCACTGGGGTGATGGTCTTCGTGGCGCCGATGGAGAACTACGCCGGCGTGGGGGCGATGATCATGGCCTCGCACAACGTCGGCACCTACCTTGAGCACCGAGCCAAGGGCCGTGCGAGTTCGGCAATCGAGGGGCTGATGTCGATGCAAGCAGAGACGGCGCGGGTCCTCCGAGACGGCGAGGAACTAGAGGTCCCTATCGACGACGTCGACGTTGGTGACCTGATGGTCGTCCGGCCCGGCGAGAAGATCCCCGTCGACGGACTCGTGGTCGACGGCCGAAGCAACGTCGACGAGTCGATGGTCACTGGTGAGTCGGACCCCGTCACCAAGGAGGAAGGAGACGACGTGATCGGGTCGACGGTCAACAACGCCGGTCGGCTCAAGGTCGAGGCGACCAAAGTCGGCGACGACACCTTCCTTTCGGAGGTGGTCGAACTCGTCGAGGAGGCTCAGGGAACCAAAGTCCCGATTCAGGCGCTCACCGACCGCATCACGAACTACTTCGTGCCGACGGTGTTTGCCATTGCGGGCCTGTCGTTCCTGCTGTGGTGGCTCACGCCGGGTGCGATGGAGACCGTCGCCAGCGTCGGTGCGCCGTACCTCCCGTGGGTCGACCTCGCGCTCGATCCGCTCACGCTGGGGGTCTTCGCGGCCGTAGCCGTCCTGGTGATCTCCTGTCCCTGCGCACTCGGCTTGGCAACGCCGACTGCGCTGATGGCTGGTACAGGTAAGGCCGCCGAGAACGGCATCCTGTTCCGTGACGGCGAGGCCATCCAGACGATGAAGGACCTCGACGTCGTCGTGCTCGACAAGACGGGCACCATCACTGAGGGCGACCACTCCGTCACGGACGTGGTCGTCGAAGCCGACCGGCAGAGTGTTACCGACGGCGGAATCGCTACCGACGATCCTGGCGACGACGCCGACGTCGCCTCCGGAGCAGAGCTCGACGAGGACGAACTTATCAGACTCGCTGCCTCCGCCGAACGCGGGAGCGAACATCCGATTGGCCACGCCATGATCGAGTACGCCGAGAACTCGGGGATCGAACTTTCGGACCCTGATACGTTCGAGAGCGTTCCCGGTAAAGGAGTCACGGCGACAGTCGACGGACGATCGGTCGCCGTGGGCAACCCCAGGTTCTTCGAGGATGAACTCGAGGTCAGTCTCCCGACACGAATCGACGACCGGTTGCGCGACCTCGAGCGAGAAGGGAAGACGACGGTGATCGTCGGCCTCGAGGACGAACCGGTCGGACTGGTCAGCACAGCCGACACCATCAAGGAGGGCTCCGTGGACGCGATCGCACAATTCCACGAGCGTGATATCGAGACGTGGATGATCACCGGCGACAACGAGCGGACCGCCCGTGCGATCGCCGACCAGGCCGATATCGATCCCGAACGGGTGATGGCCAGCGTCCTGCCGCAGGACAAGATCGACAAAGTCGCACAGTTACAAGACAAGGGGTACACGGTTGGAATGGTCGGCGACGGTATCAACGACGCGCCGGCGCTCAAGCAGGCCAACGTCGGGATCGCCATTGGGACTGGGACAGACATCGCAATACAATCCAGTGACGTCAGCCTCGTTCGCGGACAGCTCGACGCGCTCGTGGACGCCTTTACTCTCTCCGAGCGGATCTTCTCGAAGATCAAACAGAACCTCTTCTGGGCGTTCATCTACAACGCGGTCGCCATCCCGGTCGCGTTCTTCGGACTACTCCATCCGGTCATCGCGGTCGCCGCGATGATCACCTCGAGCGTCTCGGTCATCACTAATTCGGCGCGGCTGGGGAGGCTCGAATTGTAG
- a CDS encoding RNA-guided endonuclease TnpB family protein → MDIEDQNLTKTLPLQLQFYEEGSETKVFESMQESRSVYNDTIRLAKQGDDWDDIRRQMEQDANLVKNNTQLVVKKALEAMENYYEYDDYNMPSHTKIGPYPLRMNHTEGYTLSLTDDGDVEFRISPKPYNPVRGTVVGDPVHLDVLKTALSSDEWKIGTAEALFPDGRAELHVNVTHQTQTVRDKTDSQTVIGVDVNEDNIALTAMDETGVLDTLVIDFPEIKSERHRYFTMKKRMQNAGKPSYKNVVRDREYRFVHDRLHKLSRAVVEFAKRFPDPCIALEDLKDMRESIDYGTRMNRRLHAMPFRATQVFIAYKAAFECIPIASVEAEYTSQGCALTGCEHAERANRRRKRFKCKSCGHQDHSDRNASVNVAKRGLEKCMLDVPTLKSLPQVRKVRRWASGRVNRPTSSLVTA, encoded by the coding sequence ATGGACATCGAAGACCAAAATCTTACGAAAACCCTCCCACTCCAACTCCAGTTTTACGAGGAGGGGAGCGAGACAAAGGTCTTCGAATCCATGCAGGAATCACGCTCGGTGTACAACGACACCATCCGCCTCGCCAAACAAGGCGACGACTGGGATGACATCCGTCGCCAGATGGAGCAAGACGCCAACCTCGTGAAAAACAACACGCAATTGGTCGTCAAGAAAGCTCTCGAAGCGATGGAGAACTACTACGAATACGACGATTACAACATGCCCAGTCACACCAAAATTGGGCCATATCCCTTGCGGATGAACCACACCGAGGGATACACGCTCTCACTTACCGACGACGGTGACGTTGAGTTCCGTATCTCTCCGAAACCGTACAATCCTGTTCGTGGCACGGTCGTTGGCGACCCGGTGCATCTCGACGTGCTGAAAACCGCGTTGTCGAGTGACGAGTGGAAGATAGGGACGGCTGAAGCTCTGTTCCCGGATGGCCGTGCTGAACTCCACGTCAACGTCACCCACCAGACGCAGACCGTTCGAGACAAGACCGACTCGCAGACGGTGATTGGTGTGGATGTGAACGAGGACAACATCGCGTTGACCGCGATGGACGAAACGGGAGTTCTCGACACACTCGTCATCGACTTCCCCGAAATCAAGTCCGAGCGCCACCGCTATTTCACGATGAAAAAGCGGATGCAGAACGCGGGGAAACCGTCGTACAAGAATGTGGTTCGTGACCGGGAGTATCGGTTTGTCCACGACAGACTCCACAAATTGTCTCGGGCTGTAGTCGAGTTTGCGAAGCGGTTTCCTGACCCGTGTATTGCTCTTGAAGACCTCAAGGATATGCGCGAGTCAATCGACTACGGCACTCGGATGAATCGTCGGCTCCACGCGATGCCGTTCCGCGCAACACAAGTGTTCATCGCGTACAAAGCAGCGTTTGAATGCATTCCAATTGCCTCGGTTGAGGCGGAGTACACGAGTCAGGGCTGTGCGTTGACTGGGTGTGAACACGCCGAGCGAGCGAATCGACGGCGGAAACGATTCAAGTGTAAGTCGTGTGGTCATCAAGACCATTCGGATAGGAATGCATCGGTGAACGTTGCGAAGCGTGGATTGGAGAAGTGTATGTTAGATGTGCCTACTCTCAAGAGCCTTCCTCAAGTTCGGAAGGTGCGACGGTGGGCATCGGGGCGCGTGAACCGCCCGACCTCATCCCTCGTAACCGCTTGA
- a CDS encoding PAS domain S-box protein codes for MTIQKSTTTPTTARQAVYAAFADRSLGVESATRQALDVGRKRLGLSIGFLTRIEDGVQTITVSVGGEDTLETGSRCPLDQAYCKRTIESDDPLCVQNAPESGAISDIAYETFDQDAYIGTKVLVDGETHGTVCFSDPELRSAGFSEDEELFVELLAQLIGQALERRKHHRRLERESRRYQSLVEANFDVVYQLDHEGNFKYVSPGVEKMLGYDPEALIGKQFTEIIHEASHTTADNTLEKNLEGKAVEGIELEVERADGTSATLAVNAMPVLEEGEVILAQGVARDITMRKEREQRLRRLENAVEHAGHVVMITDGKGKIEYVNPAFEGATGYDREEVIGETPALLNSNEHDPTFHEEMWSTITDGEIWEGEVVNERKDGEEYVINQTIAPIKDDIGDIEGYVAINQDITDRLEREAELKLKNRAVDEASVGITIFEVEDGKRTLTYVNDHFESLTGYDSEKLLAQELSVLTGEATDATSIQTLEKSIEAGESVSIEWINYRKNGAPFWNATSLTPVHGPDGEVTHSVGFHTDITDRKRTERLLDVLNRVLRHNIRNDLTVILGYADLLEAGVSGVETVAEDIGETGTELLDVSERARELEQFIDREHAPYGHDPQALLERVVSRCCDEFPDATVDIDVQTDDQLVAGPEIERALAELLENALVHDDDRPTRVDLEARSDRGYLEITVIDNGPGIHPDESSVIEAGRETALDHNLGLGLWIVNWIVTKYGGSFQVHQTADAETGTVARLRLPAVTSEESVKAVDTCPTTLFR; via the coding sequence ATGACCATACAGAAATCTACAACTACACCCACAACTGCTCGCCAGGCCGTCTACGCTGCCTTTGCTGATCGCAGTCTCGGTGTTGAATCGGCGACTCGGCAGGCACTCGACGTCGGCCGTAAGCGATTAGGTTTGAGTATTGGATTTTTGACTCGTATCGAAGACGGTGTCCAGACGATCACCGTTTCTGTGGGTGGAGAAGACACGCTTGAAACCGGCTCCAGGTGCCCACTTGACCAGGCCTACTGCAAGCGTACAATCGAGAGTGACGACCCATTGTGCGTCCAGAATGCGCCTGAATCGGGAGCGATTAGTGACATCGCCTATGAGACGTTCGATCAGGACGCCTACATCGGTACAAAGGTCCTCGTCGACGGCGAGACACACGGAACAGTCTGTTTTAGTGACCCAGAATTACGATCAGCGGGGTTCTCCGAAGACGAAGAACTGTTCGTCGAACTGCTGGCACAGCTGATTGGCCAAGCGCTCGAGCGTCGCAAACACCACCGACGCCTCGAGCGGGAGAGCAGGCGGTACCAGTCGCTCGTCGAGGCCAACTTCGACGTGGTCTATCAGCTCGACCACGAGGGGAACTTCAAGTACGTCTCACCAGGGGTCGAAAAGATGCTCGGCTACGACCCTGAGGCGCTCATTGGGAAACAGTTCACCGAGATTATCCACGAGGCTAGCCACACGACCGCAGACAACACGCTTGAGAAAAACCTCGAAGGGAAAGCGGTCGAAGGTATCGAACTCGAAGTCGAACGCGCTGATGGAACGAGTGCGACGCTCGCAGTCAACGCGATGCCCGTCCTCGAAGAGGGAGAGGTGATTCTCGCCCAGGGTGTCGCCCGCGATATCACGATGCGGAAAGAACGCGAACAGCGCCTCAGGCGGCTCGAGAACGCTGTCGAACACGCTGGCCACGTCGTGATGATTACCGATGGCAAAGGAAAAATCGAGTACGTAAACCCCGCCTTCGAAGGAGCAACTGGATACGACCGCGAGGAAGTAATCGGTGAAACGCCGGCCCTACTGAACTCGAACGAACACGATCCGACGTTCCACGAGGAGATGTGGAGCACGATCACGGACGGAGAGATCTGGGAAGGAGAAGTCGTTAACGAACGGAAAGACGGTGAGGAGTACGTGATAAACCAGACTATCGCCCCAATCAAAGACGATATCGGGGATATCGAGGGATATGTGGCGATAAATCAGGACATCACGGATCGGCTTGAACGGGAGGCCGAACTCAAGCTCAAAAACCGGGCCGTCGACGAGGCGAGTGTCGGGATCACCATCTTCGAGGTCGAGGATGGGAAACGAACGTTAACGTACGTCAATGATCACTTCGAGTCGCTTACTGGCTACGACTCCGAGAAACTCCTGGCCCAGGAGCTGAGCGTCCTTACCGGAGAGGCGACTGATGCGACCTCCATCCAGACACTCGAAAAGTCAATCGAGGCCGGCGAATCGGTCTCGATCGAGTGGATCAACTACCGCAAGAACGGGGCCCCGTTCTGGAACGCCACCAGCCTAACGCCTGTCCACGGACCTGATGGAGAGGTTACCCACTCCGTCGGGTTCCACACCGACATTACGGACCGAAAGCGGACGGAACGCCTGCTCGATGTCCTCAACCGTGTCTTACGTCACAACATCCGTAATGACTTGACAGTCATTCTCGGCTATGCGGATCTCCTCGAAGCGGGGGTGTCCGGAGTCGAAACCGTCGCCGAAGACATCGGTGAGACCGGGACAGAGCTCCTCGACGTATCCGAACGAGCTCGAGAACTCGAGCAATTCATCGATCGCGAGCACGCCCCCTATGGCCACGACCCACAGGCACTGCTCGAGCGGGTCGTCTCGAGGTGCTGCGATGAGTTCCCGGATGCAACCGTCGATATCGACGTCCAGACTGACGATCAACTCGTTGCCGGACCCGAGATCGAGCGAGCACTCGCAGAACTCCTCGAAAACGCTCTGGTCCACGACGACGATCGCCCAACGAGAGTCGATCTCGAGGCTCGAAGCGATAGGGGGTATCTTGAGATCACCGTGATCGATAACGGGCCGGGGATTCATCCCGACGAGTCGTCAGTAATCGAGGCGGGGCGAGAAACCGCTCTTGATCACAACCTCGGGCTTGGGTTGTGGATCGTAAACTGGATCGTCACGAAGTATGGCGGCTCTTTCCAGGTCCACCAGACGGCCGACGCAGAGACGGGAACCGTTGCCAGACTCAGATTACCGGCCGTAACCTCTGAGGAATCAGTGAAGGCGGTTGATACCTGTCCGACGACGCTGTTTCGATGA
- a CDS encoding RNA-guided endonuclease InsQ/TnpB family protein — protein sequence MSRTIRTFEATITNQRQVRDDLDQLGWAASKLWNVGRYYAQEQWDETGEIPDDGELKAELKGHERYTDLHSQSSQRVLEELAEAFNGWFGKRRNGDDRARPPGYRKNGDSHPRSTVSFKVAGFKHDEQFNRVRLSKGRNLKEHRSDFILCEYQTRPDVDLTEWDIQQVRAIYKHDEWRLQFICRTVIDPESPGEEVAGVDLGICNFAAVSFGGESVLYPGGALKEDEYYFTKKKAKCDDSSSREATRLDRNRTGRRTHFLHTLSKAIVEECVKRGVGTLVVGDLGGIREDGENGEPRNWGDHGNLDLHGWAFDRFTTLLDYKAEAEGIDVELVSERDTSNSCSACGQTDDKQRVERGLYVCEKCDTVANADVNGAENIRQKVLPSLATDGGDRDNGWLAQPAVHLFDRSESCFAPREQVVNREP from the coding sequence ATGAGTCGAACCATCCGAACCTTCGAGGCCACGATCACGAACCAGCGACAGGTTCGTGACGACCTCGACCAACTCGGATGGGCCGCCTCAAAACTCTGGAACGTCGGTCGCTACTACGCACAAGAACAGTGGGACGAAACGGGCGAGATTCCCGATGACGGGGAACTCAAAGCCGAACTCAAAGGTCACGAACGCTATACGGACTTACATTCTCAATCCAGTCAGCGCGTTCTCGAAGAACTCGCTGAAGCGTTTAACGGCTGGTTCGGCAAGCGTCGGAACGGCGACGACCGTGCCCGACCGCCCGGCTACCGCAAAAACGGAGACTCCCATCCACGTTCAACCGTGTCGTTCAAAGTGGCTGGCTTCAAGCACGATGAACAGTTCAACCGCGTTCGCCTCTCGAAAGGCCGCAACCTCAAAGAACACCGTTCAGACTTCATCCTGTGCGAGTACCAGACTCGCCCGGATGTTGACCTGACCGAGTGGGACATTCAACAAGTTCGCGCAATCTACAAGCATGACGAGTGGCGTCTTCAATTCATCTGTCGCACCGTCATCGACCCGGAATCACCGGGTGAAGAGGTGGCTGGTGTTGACCTCGGGATTTGCAACTTCGCCGCCGTCTCGTTCGGCGGCGAGTCGGTGTTGTATCCCGGTGGCGCACTCAAAGAGGACGAATACTACTTTACGAAGAAGAAAGCCAAGTGCGACGATTCCTCATCTCGTGAAGCTACTCGGCTTGACCGGAATCGAACAGGCCGCCGGACACACTTCTTGCACACGCTCTCGAAAGCAATCGTAGAAGAGTGTGTCAAACGAGGTGTCGGCACGCTCGTCGTTGGCGATCTCGGTGGCATTCGAGAGGACGGCGAGAACGGTGAACCCCGAAACTGGGGTGACCACGGAAATCTTGACTTGCACGGGTGGGCGTTCGACCGTTTCACGACGCTACTCGACTACAAGGCGGAAGCCGAGGGCATCGACGTAGAGTTGGTGTCGGAACGCGATACGTCGAACTCGTGTTCAGCGTGTGGTCAAACCGACGACAAACAGCGTGTGGAACGCGGACTGTACGTGTGTGAAAAGTGCGACACGGTTGCGAACGCAGACGTGAACGGCGCGGAGAACATTCGACAAAAGGTACTCCCGAGTCTCGCCACGGATGGCGGTGATAGGGATAACGGCTGGTTGGCACAGCCAGCGGTTCACCTGTTCGACCGTAGTGAGAGTTGTTTCGCCCCACGAGAACAGGTCGTGAACCGCGAACCCTAA
- a CDS encoding protoglobin domain-containing protein: MDTEGWSGSTSLDKTANQLAEEIGLTEEEIAWRKAFVGFDTEEQERMARLGDVVSEEKEQLTDAFLETIYAHDRTRAVVDRSSQGDDGLRRVVETYLETLTGGTYDTEYYTQRCRIGRIHDQLDLPLHHFSGMFGNVTTLFLEEIKANTIETARNAAESDGPDAVEAAIEEGFADAMATTRCINLEMQVVNDTYESRRRELREAINLIPDPIFELTSSRA, from the coding sequence ATGGATACGGAAGGGTGGTCCGGATCGACCAGTTTGGACAAGACTGCTAACCAGTTGGCCGAGGAGATCGGACTTACCGAGGAGGAAATCGCTTGGCGAAAAGCGTTTGTTGGGTTTGACACGGAAGAGCAAGAGCGGATGGCGAGGCTGGGCGATGTCGTTTCAGAGGAGAAAGAGCAACTCACCGACGCATTTCTCGAGACCATCTATGCCCACGATCGAACCCGGGCAGTCGTCGATCGATCGTCACAGGGAGACGACGGACTCCGTCGGGTCGTCGAAACGTATCTCGAGACGCTTACTGGTGGCACATACGATACAGAATATTATACTCAACGCTGCCGAATCGGGCGAATTCACGATCAACTGGACCTGCCACTGCACCACTTTAGTGGGATGTTCGGGAACGTGACGACACTCTTTCTCGAAGAAATCAAAGCGAACACGATCGAGACGGCTCGCAACGCTGCCGAGAGTGACGGCCCAGATGCGGTCGAAGCGGCCATCGAAGAGGGGTTTGCAGATGCGATGGCGACAACTCGGTGTATCAATCTCGAGATGCAGGTAGTTAACGACACCTACGAAAGTCGTCGCCGGGAACTTCGTGAAGCGATCAATCTCATTCCTGATCCGATCTTCGAGTTGACATCCTCCCGCGCCTAA
- a CDS encoding proline racemase family protein, with product MDRVPQFPEQWTTVETIESHTAGEPLRVIIDGVPPLEGTSILERRRYMREHHDELRTALMWEPRGHTDMYGAILTDPCTPAGDVGVLFTTNKGYSTMCGHGIIALGVVLVETGMVAASPPSETINFDTPAGLVSAKAALSDGRVESVSFKNVTSFADGLDRQITVPEYGTIEYDLAYGGAFYAYCDADQLGLELTPENTDEIRRAGMAIKRAVADAVPIEHPREDDLSFLYGTIFRGPPENPDCDSRNVCVFANGQIDRSPTGTGVSGRLAINHERGTLEVGDDFVVESIIGTTFTGTIDEVTTEDGRSAVIPRITGSAHITGHNQLLIDPDDPLRDGFDLG from the coding sequence ATGGACCGTGTCCCGCAATTCCCCGAGCAGTGGACAACTGTCGAAACGATAGAGTCACACACCGCCGGTGAACCCCTCCGGGTGATCATCGATGGGGTTCCACCACTCGAGGGGACCTCGATACTCGAACGGCGACGGTACATGCGAGAGCATCACGACGAATTGCGCACGGCACTGATGTGGGAACCGCGAGGCCACACGGATATGTATGGGGCCATTCTGACGGATCCTTGCACACCGGCCGGCGACGTCGGCGTTCTCTTCACGACCAACAAGGGGTATAGTACGATGTGTGGCCACGGGATCATCGCACTGGGTGTCGTGCTGGTCGAGACCGGGATGGTGGCGGCATCTCCTCCATCGGAAACGATTAACTTCGACACACCTGCGGGACTCGTGTCGGCGAAAGCAGCGCTTTCGGACGGACGGGTCGAATCGGTCTCTTTCAAAAACGTCACGTCCTTTGCAGACGGCCTCGACCGGCAGATAACGGTACCCGAGTATGGAACCATCGAGTACGATCTTGCATACGGTGGTGCGTTTTATGCCTACTGTGATGCCGATCAGCTCGGACTCGAGCTGACACCGGAAAACACCGACGAGATCAGGCGGGCTGGCATGGCGATCAAACGAGCAGTTGCCGACGCGGTACCGATCGAACACCCACGGGAAGACGATTTGAGCTTTTTGTACGGGACCATCTTCCGAGGCCCTCCAGAGAACCCGGACTGTGACAGTCGAAACGTCTGTGTCTTCGCCAACGGTCAGATCGACCGCTCTCCGACGGGGACCGGCGTGAGCGGCCGATTAGCGATCAACCACGAGCGCGGCACCCTCGAGGTCGGTGACGACTTCGTCGTCGAGAGTATCATTGGAACCACGTTCACGGGAACGATCGACGAAGTGACGACCGAAGATGGACGTTCGGCTGTCATCCCACGCATCACCGGCAGCGCCCATATTACCGGACACAACCAGTTGCTGATCGATCCCGACGACCCGCTTCGAGACGGGTTCGATCTGGGATGA
- a CDS encoding AsnC family transcriptional regulator, with translation MRSPDETDLEILQLLVDDARRPYSEIADHVGLTPPAVSDRVARLQELDVIQNFTLDVDRTKLQNRVPVLLHLEVKPEAVERVFEHVSTLDKTEHSFQQLDGSIVAHVNAPNQDVHSWFREALDVADLVSYDIKPLAHYEWNTGITPADFSLSCAVCDNTVTSDGETARIGDEIKVFCCSSCKGMYERRYESIQQGTD, from the coding sequence ATGAGGAGTCCAGATGAAACCGACCTCGAGATACTCCAATTGTTAGTCGACGATGCCCGACGACCGTACAGTGAGATAGCCGACCACGTCGGTCTTACACCGCCGGCGGTATCCGATCGCGTCGCTCGACTGCAGGAACTCGACGTTATACAGAACTTCACGCTCGACGTCGATCGAACGAAACTCCAGAACCGCGTGCCGGTGCTTTTGCATCTGGAAGTCAAGCCAGAGGCCGTTGAACGTGTTTTTGAACACGTCTCAACGCTCGACAAAACAGAACACAGTTTCCAGCAACTAGATGGGAGTATCGTCGCTCACGTGAACGCGCCGAATCAGGACGTGCATTCGTGGTTTCGGGAAGCGCTCGACGTTGCTGACCTGGTTTCGTACGATATCAAGCCGCTTGCTCACTACGAGTGGAACACCGGGATAACCCCCGCCGATTTCAGCCTCTCCTGTGCTGTCTGTGACAATACCGTCACGAGTGACGGTGAGACAGCTCGGATCGGTGACGAGATCAAGGTGTTCTGTTGCAGTTCCTGTAAGGGCATGTACGAGCGACGCTACGAATCGATCCAGCAGGGGACCGATTGA